The window CACCGCCTCCAGATCGGCAAAAGTCTGAGGTGTGGGGAAATCTTCCGGCAGGACCAGGTCGTCAAGGTCGCTGGCCATGGCCACAGGTGCCTTGGTGGCTATGGCCGCTGGTGCCGGCAGAGACTCCTGGCTGTCGCCGGGCTCCATATCGTCACCCCCTGATTCGTCCTTCATCCCCGCGGCCTTCATGATGATCGGTTGCAGTCCGCTGTTAATGATGTCCGTTCGCGGCGCGCAGGCATTGCGAAGAAAAAGCGTTACCGCATCCCAGGTAAAGACCTCCAGCGCTGCATCCATGCCGGTCATCTCGCCAATCCGCGCATCAACCAGCTGACCGTCGATAAAGAAGAGGACTCCACCTTGCTGCGACACCTTGTCAAGGACGCGGATTGTGCAGGTTTTGGCATCCATTTCCATGAATTGCAGGAAGACCGCCGGAGAAACATCATGCATGGTACCGCCTTCGGCCTCCTTGCGCAGAGTCGTCATAATCACTGAGATGAGGTCATCGGCTTGGAAGGGTTTGCTGATATAGGCGACTATGCCGCCGGTGGTGGCCAGCTGGTGCATCTTTTCCAGGGGCATCCCGGAAATAATTGCAACAGGAATATCGGGATAATTGTCACGAATATGCTTGAGAAGACTGATGCCATCCATCCGTGGCATCACCAGATCAAGAATGACCAGGGAGAACGGAAGTTTTTTCAGCAGTTGGACGGCCTCAAAGCCATCGTTGGCCATGACCGCGGTAAAATGGTCACGGTAGCCCGCCAAAATTTGTTCGAAGGCGGCCCGCAGTATCCGGTCATCGTCGACAAAAAGAATCTTCCTCAGCATGTAGGTCCTCGCGTTTCGTTTCTCGCTAATTCCCCTCCTGGCCGGCAATTCGAAAATGGCGGAACGCCATGAAAAGGCCACTTCCCTGCCAGAACCCGGTGACGGATTGCCAGAGTACCCGGATTTACAGGCTTGGCCAAGTATTTTTACAGAGAAATAGCTGTCTCTCTGCCTCTCCCGTACAGACTTCTTTTTATAATGGCTGTTATTTATTCAGGAAAAGATTATCGATATACCCCACCGATCCAGGGCCATAGAAGGTTGCCTAGTCCGGGGTATTGAGGGGGGCGATCGGAGAGGAAGTGGGCCAGCAGATTCGGATTGGCAAGGGGACATTCTGTCAAGTTGCAGAAGGGTGCCCAGATTCTTCTTCATCGCCAATACCGTCTGGTTAAAGATGAATGGGATGTCAGGGAAGGATTTCAACGAGGGTCACGGAGGTGTTGTCGCCGCCGCCGGCATCGTTGGCCATGTTGATGAGAATATCGGCCTTGAAGGAGAGAGGCGCGTCGTAGCCGAGTATAGGCAGGATTTCCCACTCATCGACCATGCCATGCAGACCGTCGGTGGCAAGGAGATAGATATCGCCCGGTTGAACCTGCCGGCAGACAATATCGACGATGAGCTTGGCATCGATTCCGACCGCCCGGGTGAGGACGTTGCGCAGGTTGCTTCTTTCGGCCTGCTCCCAGGTGAGTATTCCCCGGTCAACTTGGTCCTGCACCAGAGAGTGGTCGATGGTCAGCCTGTCGAGGATTCCCCGGCGAAAGCAGTAGGTCCGGCTGTCGCCGACATGGCCGAGGACAATATGGTCCTGACAGAGGATGAGCAGCTCGCCGGTGCAGCCCAGGCCCTTATGTGTCGGGGTGGCGGCGGCATGGGCCTGAATTTTGGCATTTGCCAGGAGAAAGGCGGCATGTACCCGCTCTCTTCCCTTGTCCACGGAAGGCTCCCGGGGGCCAGCGAAGGTCTCGGTGACCGCTGCAAGAAAGAGGGCGCTGGCCACCTCTCCTCCGGCGACTCCTCCCATGCCGTCGGCTACCATAAAGAAGCCGCGGTCGAGGTCTGCCGCGCACACATCCTGGTTGTCGGGGCGTTTTAAACCGGGATCGGTTTTGCTGTATGCGGCGACGCGGCTGCTGTGGTTCATTTCTTGGAAAGATCCCCTTGAGAGGTGGTTTTGCCGAGCCCGCCTTTTCAGCTTACTGCCTTGTACCAACTCTTCACCGGATAGAAATAACAATTATATCGATCAGCGGAGGAGGTATGCTATTATGACAGGGACAGAAACGCTATCCGGCCAAAGAACGATCATATCATTTTTCTCAACAATCTACCAAGACACTTCGTATGGCTACCAATCAACCACAGCAACTCGGCGATAAATACCTCCTTCTCGACCGCATAGGGTCAGGCGGAATGGCGGAGGTGTACCGGTGTAAAATGTCCGGGACAATGGGTTTTGAGAAACTCATCGTCATAAAAAAACTCCTGCCGCAGTTTGCCGGGGACAGGGAGGTGGTTTCGCAATTTATCGCTGAAGCGCGCCTGGCTGCCCTTCTGCAACATGAAAATATCGCGTATGTTTATGATTTCGGAGAGATAGACGGAAATTATTTCATCGCCATGGAGTATCTGTTCGGCAAGGATTTGCAAAGCATTATGCAGCGAGCCGGGGAAATGGGCCGGCCTCTCACTGTCGACCAGGCCCTGTACATCGCCATGAAGATCTGTGAGGGGATGGCTTATGCCCACGCCCTGAAAGACCTGCAGCAGCGGCCGCTTCATATCATTCACCGCGACCTCAGCCCGCACAATATCTTTGTAACCTACGATGGCAAGGTAAAGATCATCGATTTCGGCATCGCCCGCGCCGAGTTGTTCGACAATCGGACCAGGGCCGGGATGGTCAAGGGCAAGATCTCCTATATGTCACCGGAACAGCTCACCGCCCTGCAGATCGACCGGCGCTCGGATATCTTCTCCATCGGCATCCTGCTTTATGAGATGCTCAGCGGCAAACGCATGTACAACGGTGACACGGCAACCCTTATCCGCAAGTGCATGGACGTCGACTACGAAAAACTCGAGGATAGCCTTCCCGGGCTGCATCCGGCCATCTACCGGATAGTCGGTAAGGCACTCGCCAAGAACAGGGACGAACGCTACGAGTCATGCGCCGGGATGCGCGCTGACCTGGAGGAATGCCTGTTCATTCTCGCCGAGCGACCGACGGCGGAAACCTTGCAAACAGCAGTACTCCGTTTGTTCGCCAAGGAATTCGAGGCAGAACGCCTGCTCATCCCGGCGGGAGCGGCCAAACCCATTGAGGGTAGCGCGTCGGCTGCCGATGGCGTTTTTGAACGGACAGTTGTGTGTGAGATTCCGGAAAAGGGGGCACCTATTGCCATTGACCCGCCGACTGCACCGCCTCCTCCGAAAAGATCTTCCCGCCGGATGAGCTGGAGGGCGGCTGTCATGGCGGCGGGCCTAGGGTGCCTGTTTGCCGTGTTTATGCTGTTGCGGTCTGGAGGGAACGGGGAGCAAGGGCAGAAACTCGCCGCCGAATCGCCGAGCCACGATCAGGCGGCTGGTGCTCCGCAGCTTGCGGCCTCACCACCGCAATCTGTACCTAAGGTCGAGGTTGAGCAGCAGGTTCACCAGCAATCGCCGCAAAATTCTTCACTACAGGAGGAGGTGAACGGTCAGGACAACACGGTGCAAGCCCTCCTATCCCAGGCCGAACAGGCGATGAATGGTCAGGGCGGGAAAAAACCCGACCTCTATCTGGCCCTCGATTTTTTCCGCCAGGTTCTGGAGAGGGAGCCCGACAATGCCCAGGCCCTGGCTGGAATGCGCTATATCGGCGAGCAGTATGGCGTGTCTGCCGAACAGGCGATGCGAGCCGGACATTTCTCTGAGGCGGAGGCCCATTTGCAGAAGGGTCTGGCCATTGCCCCGGCAAACCACCGGCTTGGCGAACTGCAGGTAAGGCTTGATGATGAGCGGCGGGAAGCAAGCAGGAAATTGATCGCCAGGGCCGAGGATGCCCTGCAAAGGGACAACCTCACCACCCCGGCTGACGATTGCGCCTACGGGTACTATCAGCAGGTTCTGAGGATGGACGACAAAAATTCCGCGGCGACGCGAGGAATTGCGAGGATTGCCGATAGATACGCCGAACTCGCCGAGGAGGCCTACCGTAATATGCGCATCAATAATGCCAAGGAATATGTGCGGCAGGGGCTGAGCATTGCCCCGCAGCATCGCCAGCTCCGGCAGTTGCAGAGGGATCTGTCGCGCAGCAAGCCGGGGATTTTCTTTAAAAGCATCGAAAAATCAATCCGGCCAGTTTTTCAGCAGTAGTCTGCTGGTGGTACGGTGCTTGCCGCTCAGCCGAAGAGTTTTTGCAGAAGCCGGGAGAAAAACGATGTCTGCGGTTGCTGCGGCGCGGCTGCGGTACCGGGGCTCTTTTTGTTTGCCGTACTGCCTGTGTCCACCTGTTGCCCGCCGATGAACTGGCTGGTGTCGATGATCCGTGTCTTGTCATCCTGATAGATGTCCGGTTCCTTTGCCGCCTTCTTAATAAGGTCAGAGCGATCAAAGATCAGTTCATGCTTGCCGATGGTAATAACATCGTTATGGCGGAGATTGTGCATGGTGATCTTGATATCGTTGACAAAGGTGCCATTGGTACTGTCCAGATCCTTGAGGACAAAGGTCGTCGCAACCGATTCGATCCTGGCGTGGTGGCCGGAAACCGCCAGATTATCGATGACGATATCATTGTCCTTTCTTCGCCCAATCCGGCAACTCTGCCCAACCGCCAGCGGATACTCCAGTATCTTTTTTTCCTTGAGACGTAAGATTACAATCGGCATGCTGTCCTCCTCGGGCGAGTCTTTGCTTGGTCACTGAGCACCTCATCTTCATATATCAAATTTTTATATAGCAATTTCCGCAGTTGGCGGAAACGTTTTTTAACGGCTCCTCTTGACATCGCCAGGGCAGTTTTTACCTTTAGTGCCGATTGCGGTTTTGATCCGGAAGTGGCTGTTCCGGAGGAAAACTGAAGTGATGGCGGGGTAGGGCCGGGTCTTGCTGTGGAGGTGGCGGACGTGGCTTTTCGGGAGGGTACCGGTATCCTGCGTGAACGAACTTTGTCTTCGGCATTTGCCGGGGTTTTGCCCGATTTTTTGTCATGCAGGTCCGCAGTTCTTCTCTTTTCCTGGTTTTCGCCGCTTTTCCTGATCGCCATTTATCCCGCAAGCAGGTACAGAAAAATTCGTACCGCAAACGGATATGAAAGGCTCCCATTACATGGGACTCCCGGTGGGCTCGGTACTTACCGGAAAGCGGTGTTTATACCGCAAGGATATACGTTTCGTTTGAGCAGACCAGCTGCTCAACTCAGCTTTATCAAAACATGGAGTGGATAATGATAACTGTTGAAAATATTACGAGAAAATACGGTGATTTCGTGGCGGTTGACAATGTCTCTTTTGCGATATCGCAAGGCGAGATTGTCGGACTTCTCGGCCATAATGGGGCGGGCAAGACGACGATCATGAAGATGATAACCGGCTATCTCGAACCGACCAGCGGTACGATCAAGGTGGGGGGCCGGGAGATCGGCACCGATCGCCGGCTCATTCAGCAGGACATCGGTTATCTGCCGGAAAACTGCCCGGTGTATCCGGAGATGACGGTCTTCGACTATCTCGACTATGCCGCGGCCCTGCACGGCCTGACTGAGGCGGAGCGGGCGCCGCTCATCGCCCGGGCCATTGCCCGGACCGAGCTGCAGAACAAGGCGATCAAGCCCATCGCCACCCTGTCACGGGGCTATCGGCAGCGCACCGGGGTAGCCCAGGCGATTCTCCACAATCCGGCTATCCTCATCCTCGACGAACCGACTAACGGCCTCGATCCGACGCAGATCCAACATATGCGCGGCCTGATCACCCAGCTTGCCGAACATTCGACGGTCATTATCTCCACCCATATCCTCCAGGAGGTCCAGGCGATCTGCGACCGGGTCATCATTCTCAAAGACGGCAAGAAGGCACTTGATTCCCGCTTAGGCGATCTGCGCACCGAAGGCCGGTTGCGGCTCACTGTAGGCACTGATGCGGACAAGGCCCTGGCTTTGTTTAGCACGGCCACCGGGGTATCCCAGGCAGCACCTTGCGCATCGGTTACTCAGGAAGGGCCAGGCAGTACCTTTGCCCTGACTCTCTCGGACCACGTCAATCGCCATGAAGTGGCGGCGGCCATCGCCCGCGCCGTTCATGACCAGGGCTGGCAGCTATATTCCATGGGCTTTGAGGCAAGAACCCTGGAAACCGTCTTCGCCGAGATCAGCGCGCAATAGGAGGGGAGAATCATGAAGACCATTTTTCGTATCGCCAAAAAAGAGTTTGAGGCATTTTTCAGCTCGCCCATTGCCATCATCTTCATCGGCGTCTTTCTGGCGGTGACGCTGTTTGTCTTTTTCTGGGTGGAGACCTTTTTCGCCGGCAATATCACCGAGGTGCGGCCCCTATTTAAATGGATGCCGATTCTCCTCATCTTCCTCACCGCCGCCGTAACCATGCGGCTATGGGCCGAGGAGCGGCGGGCCGGGACGCTGGAATTTCTCCTTACCTCGCCGGTGCAGCCATGGGCCCTGGTGCTTGGCAAATTTCTCGCCTGCCTTGGATTGATCGGCGTCTCCCTGCTGCTCACCCTGCCGCTGCCGATCACCGTCAGTTTTATCGGGCCACTTGATTGGGGCCCGGTACTCGGCGGCTATCTGGCGACGCTCTTTCTCGCGGCGGCGTATATCGCCATAGGTCTCTATGTCACCGGTAAGTCAGAGAACCAGATCGTCAGCCTGATCACCACCGTCCTCGTCTGTTCACTGTTTTATCTCCTGGGTTCCGAGACGCTGATTGCCTTTTTCGGCAACAAGGGCTCGGAGCTGCTGCAGCTTCTCGGTTCCGGATCGCGGTTTAATTCGATTACCCGCGGCGTGGTCGATCTCCGCGATCTGTACTACTATCTCTCGATCACCGGGGTCTTTCTGGCCTTGAATATCTACGGCCTGGAAAAGATCCGCTGGGCCGACAACCCGACGAACCGCCATCATCGCCGCTGGCAGCTGGCGGTTGGGATGATCATTGCCAACCTCCTTGTCGCCAATTTTTGGTTGGCGGGCATAGGCGTGCTCCGTACCGATCTTACCCAGGGCAATATCTATTCGATCTCCGAGGCAACCAAGGGCTATCTCGGCCAGCTGAAGGAACCGCTGCTCATCCGCGGCTATTTTTCCGCCCAGACCCATCCGCTCCTGGCGCCTCTCGTGCCGCGTATCCGCGATCTGATGGAGGAGTATGCGGTGGCCGGTGGCGGCAAGGTCCGAGTTGAGTTTATCGATCCGCAGGAGCACCCGGAGCTTGAACAGGAAGCCGGGCAAAAATACGGCATACGCCCGGTGCCGTTTCAGACCGCGAGCAAGTACCAGGCGGCGGTTACCAATTCCTATTTCGATGTGTTGATCCAATACGGCGATCAGTTCGAGGTCCTTGGCTTCCGCGATCTTGTTGAGATCAAGGCCGGGGGCGAAACGGATCTTGAGGTCGAA of the Desulforhopalus sp. genome contains:
- a CDS encoding response regulator, with translation MLRKILFVDDDRILRAAFEQILAGYRDHFTAVMANDGFEAVQLLKKLPFSLVILDLVMPRMDGISLLKHIRDNYPDIPVAIISGMPLEKMHQLATTGGIVAYISKPFQADDLISVIMTTLRKEAEGGTMHDVSPAVFLQFMEMDAKTCTIRVLDKVSQQGGVLFFIDGQLVDARIGEMTGMDAALEVFTWDAVTLFLRNACAPRTDIINSGLQPIIMKAAGMKDESGGDDMEPGDSQESLPAPAAIATKAPVAMASDLDDLVLPEDFPTPQTFADLEAVELRLDEDEEDAGPNRELIDLLGKGAGIRCSPTDIDNEPALNMALLQLSALGAGSQFGEFRVGYITTGGKTDRVLLPRQPATIVNVQPNSPKDKIIDLLRTGAGTTPVLK
- a CDS encoding protein phosphatase 2C domain-containing protein, which translates into the protein MNHSSRVAAYSKTDPGLKRPDNQDVCAADLDRGFFMVADGMGGVAGGEVASALFLAAVTETFAGPREPSVDKGRERVHAAFLLANAKIQAHAAATPTHKGLGCTGELLILCQDHIVLGHVGDSRTYCFRRGILDRLTIDHSLVQDQVDRGILTWEQAERSNLRNVLTRAVGIDAKLIVDIVCRQVQPGDIYLLATDGLHGMVDEWEILPILGYDAPLSFKADILINMANDAGGGDNTSVTLVEILP
- a CDS encoding protein kinase — protein: MATNQPQQLGDKYLLLDRIGSGGMAEVYRCKMSGTMGFEKLIVIKKLLPQFAGDREVVSQFIAEARLAALLQHENIAYVYDFGEIDGNYFIAMEYLFGKDLQSIMQRAGEMGRPLTVDQALYIAMKICEGMAYAHALKDLQQRPLHIIHRDLSPHNIFVTYDGKVKIIDFGIARAELFDNRTRAGMVKGKISYMSPEQLTALQIDRRSDIFSIGILLYEMLSGKRMYNGDTATLIRKCMDVDYEKLEDSLPGLHPAIYRIVGKALAKNRDERYESCAGMRADLEECLFILAERPTAETLQTAVLRLFAKEFEAERLLIPAGAAKPIEGSASAADGVFERTVVCEIPEKGAPIAIDPPTAPPPPKRSSRRMSWRAAVMAAGLGCLFAVFMLLRSGGNGEQGQKLAAESPSHDQAAGAPQLAASPPQSVPKVEVEQQVHQQSPQNSSLQEEVNGQDNTVQALLSQAEQAMNGQGGKKPDLYLALDFFRQVLEREPDNAQALAGMRYIGEQYGVSAEQAMRAGHFSEAEAHLQKGLAIAPANHRLGELQVRLDDERREASRKLIARAEDALQRDNLTTPADDCAYGYYQQVLRMDDKNSAATRGIARIADRYAELAEEAYRNMRINNAKEYVRQGLSIAPQHRQLRQLQRDLSRSKPGIFFKSIEKSIRPVFQQ
- a CDS encoding FHA domain-containing protein, whose translation is MPIVILRLKEKKILEYPLAVGQSCRIGRRKDNDIVIDNLAVSGHHARIESVATTFVLKDLDSTNGTFVNDIKITMHNLRHNDVITIGKHELIFDRSDLIKKAAKEPDIYQDDKTRIIDTSQFIGGQQVDTGSTANKKSPGTAAAPQQPQTSFFSRLLQKLFG
- a CDS encoding ABC transporter ATP-binding protein, which translates into the protein MITVENITRKYGDFVAVDNVSFAISQGEIVGLLGHNGAGKTTIMKMITGYLEPTSGTIKVGGREIGTDRRLIQQDIGYLPENCPVYPEMTVFDYLDYAAALHGLTEAERAPLIARAIARTELQNKAIKPIATLSRGYRQRTGVAQAILHNPAILILDEPTNGLDPTQIQHMRGLITQLAEHSTVIISTHILQEVQAICDRVIILKDGKKALDSRLGDLRTEGRLRLTVGTDADKALALFSTATGVSQAAPCASVTQEGPGSTFALTLSDHVNRHEVAAAIARAVHDQGWQLYSMGFEARTLETVFAEISAQ